In Streptomyces nojiriensis, one genomic interval encodes:
- a CDS encoding DUF3099 domain-containing protein produces MERTKRQKRNGAEVFRITGARMGLAEDVRGRQRRYVISMTIRTLSVIATVLLWNVQRPVAIVTLVAGALLPYVAVVIANAGRESTPSLPSHFVPAPVRPALDAGNLKKSSDQS; encoded by the coding sequence GTGGAGCGGACGAAGCGGCAGAAGCGGAACGGGGCCGAGGTCTTCCGGATCACCGGTGCGCGGATGGGTCTCGCCGAGGACGTGCGGGGCCGTCAGCGCCGGTACGTGATCTCGATGACGATCAGGACCCTTTCGGTCATCGCGACCGTGCTGTTGTGGAACGTGCAGCGCCCGGTGGCCATCGTGACGCTCGTGGCCGGAGCCCTGCTCCCCTACGTGGCCGTGGTCATCGCCAACGCCGGGCGAGAGTCGACGCCGTCGCTGCCCTCGCACTTCGTCCCGGCCCCCGTGCGACCGGCGCTCGACGCGGGAAACCTCAAGAAAAGCTCAGATCAATCATGA
- the fabG gene encoding 3-oxoacyl-[acyl-carrier-protein] reductase has product MSRSVLVTGGNRGIGLAIAQAFAEAGDKVAITYRSGEPPEALTSLGVLAVRCDITDSEQVEQAYKEIEDAHGAVEVLVANAGITKDTLLMRMSEEDFTSVLDTNLTGTFRVVKRANRGMLRAKKGRVVLISSVVGLLGSAGQANYAASKAALVGFARSLARELGSRNITFNVVAPGFVDTDMTKVLTDEQRAGIVGQVPLGRYAQPEEIAAAVRFLASDDAAYITGAVIPVDGGLGMGH; this is encoded by the coding sequence TTGAGCCGCTCGGTTCTCGTCACCGGAGGAAACCGGGGCATCGGCCTCGCCATCGCCCAAGCCTTCGCGGAGGCCGGCGACAAGGTCGCGATCACGTACCGGTCGGGTGAGCCGCCGGAGGCGCTCACCTCGCTCGGTGTCCTGGCGGTGCGGTGCGACATCACCGACTCCGAGCAGGTGGAGCAGGCCTACAAGGAGATCGAGGACGCGCACGGCGCGGTCGAGGTCCTCGTGGCCAACGCCGGCATCACCAAGGACACGCTGCTGATGCGCATGTCCGAGGAGGACTTCACGTCCGTCCTCGACACCAACCTCACGGGCACGTTCCGGGTGGTCAAGCGCGCGAACCGGGGCATGCTCCGGGCCAAGAAGGGCCGCGTCGTCCTGATCTCCTCGGTCGTCGGGCTCCTGGGCTCGGCCGGCCAGGCCAACTACGCCGCCTCCAAGGCCGCGCTGGTGGGCTTCGCCCGCTCCCTCGCACGCGAGCTGGGTTCCCGCAACATCACCTTCAACGTCGTCGCCCCCGGTTTCGTGGACACCGACATGACGAAGGTGCTCACCGACGAGCAGCGCGCGGGCATCGTGGGCCAGGTGCCGCTCGGCCGTTACGCGCAGCCCGAGGAGATCGCGGCAGCCGTCCGCTTCCTGGCGTCCGACGACGCCGCGTACATCACCGGAGCCGTCATTCCCGTTGACGGCGGATTGGGCATGGGTCACTGA
- a CDS encoding TldD/PmbA family protein → MIGATGPDHGRTSVPHSIDAAFTALPLRALADAALARARALGAEHADFRLERIRSASWRLRDAKPSGGSDTTDLGYAVRVVHGGSWGFASGVDLTMDAAAKVASQAVAMAKLSAQVIKAAGSDERVELADEPVHADRTWISAYDVNPFEVPDAEKAALLADWSSRLLAADGVAHVDASLLAVHENKFYADTAGTSTTQQRVRIHPQLTAVAVNGTTGEFDSMRTIAPPAGRGWEYLTGTGWDWNSELEQIPGLLAEKMRAPSVEAGRYDLVVDPSNLWLTIHESIGHATELDRALGYEAAYAGTSFATFDQLGKLKYGSSIMNVTGDRTAEHGLATVGFDDEGVQAQSWDLVKDGTLVGYQLDRRIAKLTGLGRSNGCAFADSPGHVPVQRMANVSLQPDPGGLSTEDLIGGVERGIYVVGDRSWSIDMQRYNFQFTGQRFFRIENGKLAGQLRDVAYQATTTDFWGSMEKVGGPQTYVLGGAFNCGKAQPGQVAAVSHGCPSALFRDVNILNTTQEAGR, encoded by the coding sequence ATGATCGGGGCGACCGGCCCCGACCACGGGAGGACTTCCGTGCCCCATTCCATCGACGCGGCCTTCACCGCGCTGCCCCTGCGGGCGCTCGCCGACGCGGCGCTCGCCCGGGCCCGCGCGCTGGGCGCCGAGCATGCCGACTTCCGGCTGGAGCGGATCCGCAGCGCCTCCTGGCGCCTGCGGGACGCCAAGCCGTCCGGCGGCTCCGACACCACCGATCTCGGGTACGCGGTCCGGGTCGTGCACGGGGGCAGCTGGGGATTCGCCTCCGGTGTGGACCTGACCATGGACGCCGCCGCCAAGGTGGCCTCGCAGGCCGTGGCCATGGCGAAGCTGTCCGCCCAGGTGATCAAGGCCGCCGGTTCGGACGAGCGGGTGGAGCTCGCCGACGAGCCGGTGCACGCCGACCGGACGTGGATCTCCGCGTACGACGTGAACCCCTTCGAGGTTCCGGACGCGGAGAAGGCGGCGCTGCTCGCCGACTGGAGCTCGCGCCTGCTGGCGGCCGACGGGGTGGCCCACGTGGACGCCTCGCTGCTCGCCGTCCACGAGAACAAGTTCTACGCCGACACCGCGGGCACCTCGACCACGCAGCAGCGGGTCCGGATCCACCCGCAGCTCACCGCGGTCGCCGTGAACGGCACGACCGGCGAGTTCGACTCGATGCGCACCATCGCCCCGCCCGCGGGCCGCGGCTGGGAGTACCTGACCGGCACCGGCTGGGACTGGAACTCCGAGCTGGAGCAGATCCCCGGCCTGCTCGCCGAGAAGATGCGGGCGCCGAGCGTCGAGGCCGGCCGCTACGACCTGGTGGTGGACCCGTCCAACCTGTGGCTCACCATCCACGAGTCGATCGGCCATGCCACCGAGCTGGACCGGGCGCTGGGCTACGAGGCGGCGTACGCGGGGACCTCCTTCGCCACCTTCGACCAGCTGGGCAAGCTCAAGTACGGCTCCTCGATCATGAACGTGACGGGTGACCGCACCGCCGAGCACGGGCTGGCCACCGTCGGCTTCGACGACGAGGGCGTCCAGGCGCAGAGCTGGGACCTGGTCAAGGACGGCACCCTGGTCGGCTACCAGCTGGACCGGCGGATCGCGAAGCTGACCGGCCTCGGGCGCTCCAACGGCTGCGCCTTCGCCGACTCCCCCGGGCACGTGCCGGTCCAGCGGATGGCGAACGTCTCCCTCCAGCCGGATCCGGGCGGGCTCTCGACCGAGGACCTGATCGGCGGGGTGGAGCGCGGGATCTACGTGGTCGGCGACCGCTCCTGGTCGATCGACATGCAGCGCTACAACTTCCAGTTCACCGGACAGCGGTTCTTCCGCATCGAGAACGGCAAGCTGGCCGGGCAGCTGCGCGATGTCGCCTACCAGGCCACCACCACCGATTTCTGGGGCTCGATGGAGAAGGTCGGCGGCCCGCAGACCTACGTCCTGGGCGGCGCCTTCAACTGCGGCAAGGCCCAGCCGGGCCAGGTGGCGGCGGTCTCGCACGGCTGCCCGTCCGCGCTGTTCCGCGACGTGAACATCCTGAACACCACGCAGGAGGCCGGGCGATGA
- the tyrS gene encoding tyrosine--tRNA ligase: protein MTDIVDELKWRGLFAQSTDEEALRKAFADGPVTFYCGFDPTAASLHVGHLVQVLTVRRLQQAGNRPLALVGGATGQIGDPRPTAERTLNDPETVANWVTRLRTQIEPFLSFEGENAALMVNNLDWTAGMSAIEFLRDIGKHFRVNKMLTKDSVAKRLDSDQGISYTEFSYQLLQGMDFLELYRRYGCVLQQGGSDQWGNLTAGLDLIHRVEPGAVVHALATPLMVKADGTKFGKSESGAVWLDPEMTTPYAFYQFWLNVDDRDISTYMRILSFKSREELEELEAQTAERPQARAAQRALAEELTTLVHGADQCAAVIAASKALFGQGDLAELDEATLAAALSELPHAQVAEPGLVVDMLAETGLVASKSAGRRTVKEGGAYVNNAKVTAEDAVPAKEDLLHGRWLVLRRGKKNLAAVEVTGA from the coding sequence GTGACTGACATCGTCGACGAACTGAAGTGGCGCGGGCTCTTCGCCCAGTCCACCGACGAAGAAGCGCTGCGCAAGGCCTTCGCGGACGGTCCGGTCACCTTCTATTGCGGTTTCGACCCGACCGCGGCCTCGCTGCACGTGGGGCACCTGGTCCAGGTGCTCACCGTGCGCCGGCTCCAGCAGGCCGGCAACCGGCCGCTGGCGCTGGTCGGCGGGGCCACGGGGCAGATCGGCGACCCGCGACCGACGGCCGAGCGGACCCTGAACGACCCGGAGACCGTCGCGAACTGGGTGACCCGGCTGCGCACCCAGATCGAGCCGTTCCTGTCCTTCGAGGGCGAGAACGCGGCGCTCATGGTGAACAACCTGGACTGGACGGCGGGCATGTCCGCCATCGAGTTCCTGCGGGACATCGGCAAGCACTTCCGCGTCAACAAGATGCTGACTAAGGACTCGGTCGCCAAGCGGCTCGACTCCGACCAGGGCATCAGCTACACCGAGTTCAGCTACCAGCTGCTCCAGGGCATGGACTTCCTGGAGCTGTACCGGCGCTACGGCTGCGTGCTCCAGCAGGGCGGCTCCGACCAGTGGGGCAACCTGACGGCCGGACTCGACCTGATCCACCGGGTCGAGCCGGGCGCGGTCGTGCACGCGCTGGCGACGCCGCTGATGGTCAAGGCGGACGGCACCAAGTTCGGCAAGTCCGAGAGCGGCGCCGTGTGGCTGGACCCGGAGATGACCACGCCGTACGCGTTCTACCAGTTCTGGCTGAACGTGGACGACCGGGACATCTCCACCTACATGCGGATCCTGTCCTTCAAGTCCCGTGAGGAGCTGGAGGAGCTGGAGGCGCAGACCGCCGAGCGGCCGCAGGCGCGCGCCGCCCAGCGGGCGCTGGCCGAGGAGCTGACCACGCTCGTGCACGGCGCCGACCAGTGCGCCGCCGTGATCGCCGCGTCGAAGGCCCTGTTCGGTCAGGGCGACCTGGCGGAGCTGGACGAGGCCACGCTGGCCGCGGCCCTGTCCGAACTGCCGCACGCCCAGGTGGCGGAGCCCGGTCTCGTGGTGGACATGCTCGCGGAGACCGGCCTGGTCGCGAGCAAGTCGGCCGGCCGCCGGACCGTGAAGGAGGGCGGTGCCTACGTGAACAACGCGAAGGTCACCGCCGAGGACGCGGTCCCCGCCAAGGAGGACCTGCTCCACGGGCGCTGGCTGGTGCTGCGCCGGGGCAAGAAGAACCTGGCCGCGGTGGAGGTCACCGGCGCCTGA
- a CDS encoding GlsB/YeaQ/YmgE family stress response membrane protein, with translation MGGWLWAIVVGFVLGLIAKAILPGKQHQPLWLTTLFGIVGAVIGNAVATWIGVGETAGIDWTRHLLQIAGAVLVVALGEMMYGAIKGKRQTT, from the coding sequence ATGGGTGGTTGGTTGTGGGCGATCGTCGTCGGTTTCGTGCTGGGGCTGATAGCCAAGGCCATCCTGCCGGGCAAGCAGCACCAGCCGCTGTGGCTGACCACCCTCTTCGGCATCGTCGGCGCCGTCATCGGCAACGCGGTGGCCACCTGGATCGGTGTCGGTGAGACCGCGGGCATCGACTGGACCCGGCACCTGCTGCAGATCGCGGGAGCGGTCCTCGTGGTCGCGCTCGGCGAGATGATGTACGGAGCGATCAAGGGCAAGCGGCAGACGACGTGA
- a CDS encoding metallopeptidase TldD-related protein, whose product MSSTNRITKPHEIVERALELSTADGCVVIADEGSSANLRWAGNALTTNGVTRSRTLTVIATVDGKEGTASGVVSRSAVTAEDLEPLVRAAEAAARGAGPAEDAQPLVTGVPAAPDFTDAPAETSSAVFADFAPALGEAFARAREGGRELYGFANHELVSTYVGTSTGLRLRHDQPNGTLELNAKSPDRQRSAWAGRSTRDFKDVDPTVLDAELAVRLGWAERKIDLPAGRYETLLPPTAVADLLIYQMWSAAARDAVEGRTVFSKPGGGTRLGEKLSGLPLSLRSDPNAPGLESAPFVIAHSSGDDASVFDNGLPVPATEWIADGHLNRLSTTRHTAGLTGMQLSPGFGNLILDAGGEKSLEEMVAATERGLLLTCLWYIREVDPATLLLTGLTRDGVYLVENGQVVGEVNNFRFNESPVDLLSRASEAGRTEKTLPREWSDWFTRAAMPALRIPDFNMSSVSKGV is encoded by the coding sequence ATGAGCTCGACGAACCGCATCACCAAGCCCCACGAGATCGTCGAGCGGGCCCTGGAGCTGTCCACCGCCGACGGCTGTGTCGTCATCGCCGACGAGGGGTCGAGCGCCAATCTGCGCTGGGCGGGCAACGCCCTGACGACGAACGGCGTGACCCGCTCCCGGACCCTGACGGTCATCGCCACGGTCGACGGCAAGGAGGGCACGGCCTCGGGGGTCGTCTCGCGCTCCGCCGTCACCGCGGAGGACCTGGAGCCGCTGGTCCGGGCCGCCGAGGCGGCCGCCCGCGGGGCGGGCCCGGCCGAGGACGCGCAGCCGCTGGTCACCGGGGTTCCGGCCGCGCCGGACTTCACCGACGCCCCGGCCGAGACGAGCTCGGCGGTCTTCGCGGACTTCGCGCCGGCCCTCGGCGAGGCCTTCGCCCGGGCCCGCGAGGGCGGCCGGGAGCTGTACGGCTTCGCCAACCACGAGCTGGTCTCCACGTACGTCGGCACCTCGACGGGCCTGCGGCTGCGCCACGACCAGCCGAACGGCACCCTCGAGCTGAACGCGAAGTCCCCGGACCGGCAGCGCTCCGCCTGGGCGGGCCGCTCCACCCGGGACTTCAAGGACGTGGACCCGACCGTGCTGGACGCGGAGCTCGCCGTGCGCCTCGGCTGGGCGGAGCGGAAGATCGACCTGCCCGCGGGCCGGTACGAGACCCTGCTGCCGCCGACCGCCGTGGCCGACCTGCTGATCTACCAGATGTGGTCGGCGGCGGCCCGGGACGCGGTGGAGGGCCGCACGGTCTTCTCCAAGCCCGGCGGCGGCACGCGGCTCGGCGAGAAGCTGTCCGGGCTGCCGCTGTCCCTGCGCAGCGACCCGAACGCGCCGGGCCTGGAGTCCGCCCCGTTCGTGATCGCGCACAGCTCCGGCGACGACGCCTCGGTGTTCGACAACGGCCTGCCGGTCCCGGCGACCGAGTGGATCGCGGACGGTCACCTGAACCGGCTGAGCACGACCCGGCACACGGCGGGCCTGACCGGGATGCAGCTCTCCCCCGGCTTCGGGAACCTCATCCTGGACGCGGGCGGCGAGAAGTCGCTGGAGGAGATGGTCGCGGCCACCGAGCGGGGTCTGCTGCTGACCTGCCTCTGGTACATCCGCGAGGTGGACCCGGCGACGCTGCTGCTCACGGGCCTGACCCGGGACGGCGTCTACCTGGTGGAGAACGGGCAGGTGGTCGGCGAGGTCAACAACTTCCGGTTCAACGAGTCCCCCGTGGACCTGCTGTCGCGGGCCTCGGAGGCCGGCCGTACCGAGAAGACCCTGCCGCGCGAGTGGAGCGACTGGTTCACACGTGCCGCGATGCCGGCGCTGCGTATCCCGGACTTCAACATGAGTTCGGTGAGCAAGGGCGTCTGA
- a CDS encoding DUF485 domain-containing protein, with protein MTTEAAPPPGSAGTPPAAPAADDYTSVQQSAEFTELRGSYRSFAFPLTVAFIAWYLLYVLLSNYAGGFMGTKLFGNINVALVLGLAQFATTFLIAWLYARHAAARLDPKAEAIKARMEAAE; from the coding sequence GTGACCACCGAAGCAGCGCCGCCGCCGGGCAGCGCGGGAACGCCACCGGCGGCCCCCGCGGCAGACGACTACACGAGCGTCCAGCAGAGCGCCGAGTTCACCGAACTGCGCGGCTCCTACCGCTCCTTCGCCTTCCCGCTCACCGTGGCCTTCATCGCCTGGTACCTGCTGTACGTCCTGCTGTCCAACTACGCGGGCGGCTTCATGGGGACCAAGCTCTTCGGCAACATCAACGTCGCCCTCGTGCTCGGCCTCGCCCAGTTCGCGACGACCTTCCTGATCGCCTGGCTCTACGCCCGGCACGCGGCCGCGCGGCTCGACCCCAAGGCCGAGGCCATCAAGGCGCGGATGGAGGCCGCCGAATGA
- the moaA gene encoding GTP 3',8-cyclase MoaA, with the protein MLLDTYGRVATDLRVSLTDRCNLRCTYCMPEEGLQWLGKSDLLSDDEIVRLIRIAVTQLGITEVRFTGGEPLLRPGLVGIVERCAALEPRPKMSLTTNGIGLKRTAQALKAAGLDRVNVSLDTLRPDVFKTLTRRDRHKDVVEGMAAAREAGLTPVKVNAVLMPGLNDDEAPDLLAWAVENEYELRFIEQMPLDAQHGWKRDGMITAGDILESLRTRFTLTEEGAVERGSAPAERWVVDGGPATVGVIASVTRPFCGACDRTRLTADGQVRTCLFATEESDLRAALRSGAPDEEIARLWKVAMWGKKAGSGLDDPSFLQPDRPMSAIGG; encoded by the coding sequence GTGCTTCTCGATACCTACGGCCGCGTGGCCACTGACCTGCGCGTCTCGCTGACGGACCGGTGCAATCTGCGCTGCACCTACTGCATGCCCGAAGAAGGGCTGCAATGGCTGGGCAAGTCGGACCTGCTCAGTGATGACGAGATCGTCCGGTTGATCCGCATCGCGGTCACGCAGCTGGGGATCACCGAGGTCCGGTTCACCGGCGGCGAACCGCTGCTGCGGCCCGGCCTGGTCGGCATCGTCGAGCGGTGCGCGGCCCTGGAGCCCCGCCCCAAGATGTCCCTGACCACCAACGGTATCGGCCTGAAGCGCACCGCGCAGGCCCTGAAGGCCGCCGGCCTGGACCGGGTGAACGTCTCCCTGGACACCCTGCGGCCCGATGTCTTCAAGACCCTGACCCGCCGCGACCGGCACAAGGACGTCGTCGAGGGCATGGCCGCGGCCCGCGAGGCCGGCCTCACCCCCGTCAAGGTCAATGCCGTCCTCATGCCCGGCCTCAACGACGACGAGGCCCCCGACCTGCTGGCCTGGGCCGTGGAGAACGAGTACGAGCTCCGCTTCATCGAGCAGATGCCGCTCGACGCCCAGCACGGCTGGAAGCGCGACGGCATGATCACCGCCGGGGACATCCTGGAGTCCCTGCGCACCCGCTTCACGCTCACCGAGGAAGGCGCCGTCGAGCGCGGCTCCGCCCCGGCAGAGCGCTGGGTGGTCGACGGGGGACCGGCCACCGTCGGTGTCATCGCCTCGGTCACCCGTCCGTTCTGCGGCGCCTGCGACCGTACGCGGCTCACGGCCGACGGCCAGGTGCGCACGTGCCTGTTCGCGACGGAGGAGTCGGACCTGCGCGCGGCCCTGCGCTCGGGCGCCCCGGACGAGGAGATCGCCCGGCTGTGGAAGGTCGCGATGTGGGGCAAGAAGGCCGGATCCGGTCTCGACGACCCGTCCTTCCTGCAGCCCGACCGCCCGATGTCCGCGATCGGCGGCTGA
- a CDS encoding S8 family serine peptidase, protein MDQLGSRAPKKRSRALAVPVGLALTASLAFLPAISASAAPLGGAADTAPAAKADTSGPKLSYVANLNAYATVKAAKKAVERAGGTVVTAYEQIGVVVAHSQNPDFAKQLRAQRGLFVSVGATRTAPMSAARTTEEGATQQLSAADAAKAAAVAQEGQEPLEPNQWDLRTIKADKAHKINDGSRNVTVGIIDTGVDDTHPDLAPNFSKGQSANCVGGVADTTEGAWRPYPDGSDHGTHVAGTIGAARNGIGISGVAPGVKIAAIKVSEPGTSLFYTEAVVCGFMFAAEKGIEVTNNSYYVDPWLFNCKSDDDQKALVEAIGRATKYAERKGTLHIASAGNSNQDLAADSLVDETSPNDTTPVPRTIDPKVCLDLPTQLPGVVTVSATGDKGLRSYYSSYGLGVVDVAAPGGDKWQVPDTPDANGRVLSTVPGGGYGYKQGTSMAAPHVAGVAALLKSAHPSATPSQLQAMLKAQSTKAACPTQIYDAAGTLIDATTCASKWGQTGYYGYGVIDALKAVK, encoded by the coding sequence ATGGATCAGCTGGGGTCGCGTGCGCCCAAGAAGCGCAGCCGTGCTCTCGCCGTACCCGTCGGCCTGGCGCTCACCGCCTCGCTCGCCTTCCTGCCCGCGATCTCGGCCTCGGCCGCCCCGCTGGGCGGTGCGGCCGACACGGCGCCGGCCGCGAAGGCCGACACCTCCGGCCCCAAACTGTCGTACGTGGCCAACCTGAACGCGTACGCCACGGTGAAGGCGGCGAAGAAGGCCGTCGAGCGGGCCGGCGGAACGGTGGTGACGGCCTATGAGCAGATCGGGGTCGTGGTCGCACACTCCCAGAACCCGGACTTCGCCAAGCAGCTGCGCGCCCAGCGCGGTCTGTTCGTGTCGGTCGGCGCCACCCGGACGGCCCCGATGTCGGCGGCGCGGACCACCGAGGAGGGAGCGACCCAGCAGCTGAGCGCGGCGGACGCCGCCAAGGCGGCGGCCGTGGCCCAGGAGGGTCAGGAGCCGCTGGAGCCCAACCAGTGGGACCTGCGGACGATCAAGGCCGACAAGGCTCACAAGATCAACGATGGCAGCCGGAACGTCACGGTGGGCATCATCGACACGGGTGTCGACGACACCCACCCCGATCTCGCCCCGAACTTCTCCAAGGGCCAGTCGGCCAACTGCGTGGGCGGCGTCGCCGACACCACCGAGGGCGCCTGGCGCCCGTACCCCGACGGCAGCGACCACGGCACGCACGTGGCCGGCACCATCGGGGCCGCACGCAACGGCATCGGCATCAGCGGTGTCGCGCCGGGCGTGAAGATAGCCGCGATCAAGGTGAGCGAGCCCGGGACCAGCCTCTTCTACACCGAGGCGGTCGTCTGCGGCTTCATGTTCGCCGCCGAGAAGGGGATCGAGGTGACCAACAACAGCTACTACGTCGACCCGTGGCTCTTCAACTGCAAGTCCGACGACGACCAGAAGGCGCTGGTGGAGGCCATCGGCCGGGCCACCAAGTACGCCGAGCGCAAGGGCACGCTCCACATCGCCTCGGCCGGCAATTCCAACCAGGACCTGGCGGCCGACTCCCTCGTCGACGAGACCAGCCCGAACGACACCACCCCGGTGCCGCGCACGATCGACCCGAAGGTCTGCCTGGACCTGCCCACGCAGCTGCCGGGCGTGGTCACCGTCTCCGCGACCGGCGACAAGGGCCTGCGCTCGTACTACTCCAGCTACGGCCTCGGGGTCGTGGACGTCGCCGCCCCCGGTGGTGACAAGTGGCAGGTCCCCGACACCCCGGACGCCAACGGGCGCGTGCTGTCGACCGTCCCCGGCGGGGGCTACGGCTACAAGCAGGGCACCTCGATGGCCGCCCCGCACGTCGCGGGCGTCGCGGCGCTCCTCAAGAGCGCCCACCCGTCGGCCACGCCCTCGCAGCTCCAGGCGATGCTGAAGGCCCAGTCCACGAAGGCGGCCTGCCCGACGCAGATATACGACGCCGCGGGCACCCTGATCGACGCCACCACCTGCGCGAGCAAGTGGGGACAGACGGGCTACTACGGCTACGGCGTGATCGACGCGCTCAAGGCCGTGAAGTAG
- a CDS encoding solute symporter family protein, with translation MSGAHHLTTLAAGASEHRPLIITLFGLFVVATLIITVWAGRQTKDVSDFYAGGRQFTGFQNGLAISGDYMSAASFLGIAGAIALFGYDGFLYSIGFLVAWLVALLLVAEPLRNSGRYTMGDVLAYRMRQRPVRTAAGTSTIVVSIFYLLAQMAGAGVLVSLLLGITSDGGKVAVVALVGVLMIVYVTIGGMKGTTWVQMVKAVLLIAGTLLITLLVLVKFNFNISDLLGKAAENSGQGAKFLEPGLKYGKDPTSKLDFLSLGLALVLGTAGLPHILIRFYTVPTAQAARKSVLWAIGIIGGFYLMTIALGFGAAALLDRDEIIKSNKAGNTAAPLLAQAVGGGPDSTGGAILLAVISAVAFATILAVVAGLTLASSSSFAHDLYVNVIRKGKATEKEEMRAARWSTVVIGAVAIGLGALARDLNVAGLVALAFAVAASANLPTILYSLFWKRFTTRGALWSIYGGLVSAVGLVLFSPVVSGKPTSMFKDADFFWFPLENPGIISIPLGFLLGWLGTVLSKEKADPRKFAELEVRSLTGTGAH, from the coding sequence ATGAGCGGGGCGCACCACCTGACGACGCTCGCCGCGGGAGCCTCCGAGCACCGTCCGCTGATCATCACCCTGTTCGGGCTGTTCGTCGTCGCCACCCTGATCATCACCGTCTGGGCCGGCCGCCAGACCAAGGACGTTTCCGACTTCTACGCGGGCGGCCGCCAGTTCACCGGCTTCCAGAACGGCCTCGCCATCTCCGGCGACTACATGTCCGCCGCGTCCTTCCTCGGCATCGCCGGAGCCATCGCCCTCTTCGGCTACGACGGATTCCTCTACTCGATCGGCTTCCTCGTCGCCTGGCTGGTCGCCCTGCTGCTCGTCGCCGAGCCGCTGCGCAACTCCGGCCGCTACACGATGGGCGACGTCCTCGCGTACCGGATGCGCCAGCGGCCCGTCCGCACCGCCGCCGGCACCTCCACCATCGTGGTCTCGATCTTCTACCTGCTCGCGCAGATGGCCGGCGCAGGCGTGCTCGTCTCGCTGCTCCTGGGGATCACCAGCGACGGGGGCAAGGTGGCCGTCGTCGCGCTGGTCGGCGTACTGATGATCGTCTACGTGACCATCGGCGGCATGAAGGGCACCACCTGGGTCCAGATGGTCAAGGCGGTGCTGCTGATCGCGGGCACCCTGCTGATCACCCTCCTGGTGCTGGTGAAGTTCAACTTCAACATCTCCGACCTGCTGGGCAAGGCCGCGGAGAACAGCGGGCAGGGGGCGAAGTTCCTCGAACCCGGCCTCAAGTACGGCAAGGACCCGACCTCGAAGCTGGACTTCCTCTCGCTCGGCCTCGCCCTCGTCCTCGGTACCGCCGGCCTGCCGCACATCCTGATCCGCTTCTACACGGTGCCCACCGCGCAGGCCGCCCGTAAGTCCGTCCTCTGGGCCATCGGCATCATCGGCGGCTTCTACCTGATGACGATCGCCCTCGGTTTCGGCGCCGCGGCGCTGCTCGACCGCGACGAGATCATCAAGTCCAACAAGGCCGGCAACACCGCAGCCCCGCTGCTCGCCCAGGCCGTCGGCGGCGGTCCCGACTCCACCGGCGGCGCCATCCTGCTCGCCGTGATCTCCGCGGTCGCCTTCGCCACCATCCTGGCCGTCGTCGCGGGCCTCACCCTCGCCTCCTCCTCGTCCTTCGCGCACGACCTGTACGTGAACGTGATCCGCAAGGGCAAGGCCACCGAGAAGGAGGAGATGCGCGCCGCCCGCTGGTCCACCGTCGTCATCGGAGCCGTCGCCATCGGCCTCGGCGCACTGGCCCGCGACCTGAACGTGGCCGGACTGGTCGCGCTCGCCTTCGCGGTCGCCGCCTCCGCGAACCTGCCGACGATCCTCTACAGCCTCTTCTGGAAGCGCTTCACCACCCGGGGAGCGCTCTGGTCCATCTACGGCGGACTGGTCTCGGCGGTCGGCCTGGTGCTGTTCTCCCCGGTCGTGTCCGGTAAGCCCACCTCGATGTTCAAGGACGCGGACTTCTTCTGGTTCCCGCTGGAGAACCCGGGGATCATCTCGATCCCCCTCGGCTTCCTGCTGGGCTGGCTGGGAACCGTCCTCTCCAAGGAGAAGGCCGACCCCCGGAAGTTCGCGGAGCTCGAGGTGCGCTCCCTCACCGGAACCGGGGCGCACTGA